Genomic segment of Pseudorca crassidens isolate mPseCra1 chromosome 10, mPseCra1.hap1, whole genome shotgun sequence:
GGGCTGGGGAGCAAAAGGGAAGAGGTGGTGTTACCAGAACCTAGAGGCTTTGTTGGGGGACCCCCCACGGCTGGTGCCTGGCCCTTTCTGGGGGCTGCTGCGCGGCTGCTTCTTGGCCTTCTGAGGGGAACGCTGCTTGGCTGGTGGAGGTCGGACTTCTGGGCGGGGGCGTGGCTGACGTTCGGACCTCGGAGGGGACCGTGGCTTGGCTGGTGCTCTGACCACCGCGGGGGGTGCAGCTGGCTGGCGCTTGGGCCTCTGAGGGGACGTTGCGCGGCGGCTGGTGCTGAGAGGGCCAAAAGAAGCTGGAGGCTGGAGCAATGGCTCTCCTCTGTTGCTTTAAGGGATGCTGACAGGAGCTGGAAATAGGAAGGCAGCCCtgctcctccccccgccccaccttcCAGTCTCCCTCCAGTACCTTCCAATGCCTGAGCCTAACGGGGGAGCCGACTGTCAGGGGATTGGGGGAAGCGCAGTTTGCAGAGCCTCAGCCCCAGCATCGCAGAGTAGAGCAGGAAGGGGGAACTCAGAGCTGAGAGACAGAGGCCAACGCCCAGCCCAGGCGCCAGGTGGCAGCGCAGACCACTCACCTGGTCTTCTGGCAGGCACAGCAGATCCagtcctcctctttcttctggtAGAAGCAGCCACTTTTACAGATGCTATACTTGCGGTCCACAATCTCGCGTTTGGAGTTGAGGAAGGTGAACGGCGGGCAGCAATGTATGCTGAAGTGCTCCGAGAACTTCTGGTTCTTGGAGAGTCTGGGGCCCTCCTTA
This window contains:
- the MOBP gene encoding myelin-associated oligodendrocyte basic protein isoform X1, yielding MSQKVVKEGPRLSKNQKFSEHFSIHCCPPFTFLNSKREIVDRKYSICKSGCFYQKKEEDWICCACQKTSTSRRATSPQRPKRQPAAPPAVVRAPAKPRSPPRSERQPRPRPEVRPPPAKQRSPQKAKKQPRSSPQKGPGTSRGGSPNKASRFW
- the MOBP gene encoding myelin-associated oligodendrocyte basic protein isoform X2 — translated: MSQKVVKEGPRLSKNQKFSEHFSIHCCPPFTFLNSKREIVDRKYSICKSGCFYQKKEEDWICCACQKTRLKKRTKPTPRKK